The DNA sequence ACTCGAATCGTTCGGCGACGTGCGCGAGATCCAGAGGCGGTTGAAGGAGGAAGGAGTCTCCCTGGAGCGGGAGGCGGACGAGAGCGGTTCCGGCCCGGCGAGCCTCGTCGTCGTCGACCCGGACGGCAATCCGATCCTCGTCGATCAGCATTTGTAGGGAAGAGAAAGCCCGGCCGCCGGCGCCCGCCCGGGGCGGCGAGGCCCGTGGCGGGAAGGGCGGGGAAGGGACGGAGCATATATATTGAGTGGATGAGCCGTTCCGCCGGGAACGCCCGCCGGAACCACTCGGTTTTCACCGCTCCCGGAAAGCGAGGGGAATCATGACCGCCGCCGACGTTTCGCCTTCCCGGACCGTTCCCCACGCCCGTATCACGGGGGTCCTCTATCTCGTCATCATCGCGCTCGGGCTCTTCAGCGAGCTGGCGGTCCGCGCCCCGCTCATCGTCCGGGGAGACGCGGCGGCGACGGCGGCGAACATCGCCGGCGCGGAACGGCTCTTCCGGATCGGTTTCGCCGCCGATCTGGTCGTCTTTCTCTGCGACGTCGCGGTGGCGGCGCTTCTCTATTTCATGCTCCGCCCGGCGGGGAAGGCGCTTTCCCTGACGGCGGCCGCTTTCCGCCTGACCGGAACGGCGATCTACGGCGCCAACCTGCTGAACCTCCTCGCCCCGCTGCTCATCCTCGGCGGCGCCGGCTCCTTCGCGGCCTTCGCCCCGGACCGGCTGCACGCCCTGGCGCTCCTCTTCCTCGATCTGCACCGGCACGGCTACGACCTGGGGTTGGTCTTCTTCGGCGTCCACTGCCTGGCGCTCGGCGCCCTGCTTCTTCGCTCCTCCTCCTTCCCG is a window from the Candidatus Eisenbacteria bacterium genome containing:
- a CDS encoding DUF4386 domain-containing protein; protein product: MTAADVSPSRTVPHARITGVLYLVIIALGLFSELAVRAPLIVRGDAAATAANIAGAERLFRIGFAADLVVFLCDVAVAALLYFMLRPAGKALSLTAAAFRLTGTAIYGANLLNLLAPLLILGGAGSFAAFAPDRLHALALLFLDLHRHGYDLGLVFFGVHCLALGALLLRSSSFPSILGVLMALAGAGYLVGSFTLFLFPESAGAVAPVYAAPLVGELAFCLWLLIRGGKRSAGQPAGDRA